A region of Labeo rohita strain BAU-BD-2019 chromosome 2, IGBB_LRoh.1.0, whole genome shotgun sequence DNA encodes the following proteins:
- the LOC127182265 gene encoding mitochondrial ubiquitin ligase activator of nfkb 1-A yields the protein MSDNLLHPLTVICAGSCFAFSGLFYKLYSDKRQEVQKLKEIPNFQPDHHLLRILSASSNKRLHYVAVEGLVQAVGEPISSQYVPRCHGVIQKITVHEHWKYWNSSLKTWVSKKVNKQQTTNTVPFSLIQPGSYISEVSVRVDSPLEARGDFLEQVHKRLRQAKEGLMDAVVGELSGEKPVALEEREELLRVGSSITAFGELVLEQDKVMRLQPPKDGRSYVLIPSDYKSFIQRHENCANMWKGLTALFGITGFTLIGGLIHGAINKDKK from the exons ATGAGTGATAATCTCCTTCACCCACTGACCGTCATATGTGCGGGATCCTGCTTCGCCTTCTCTGGCCTGTTTTATAAACTATACTCAGATAAGAGACAAGAAGTACAGAAGCTGAAG GAGATACCAAACTTTCAGCCAGACCATCACCTGCTCAGGATTCTGAGTGCGTCGTCCAACAAGAGACTTCATTATGTTGCTGTAGAAg GACTGGTGCAGGCCGTCGGAGAGCCCATTTCCAGCCAGTACGTTCCACGGTGTCATGGTGTCATCCAGAAGATTACTGTGCACGAGCACTGGAAATACTGGAACTCTTCtctaaaaacatg GGTCTCCAAAAAAGTGAACAAGCAGCAGACCACCAACACCGTGCCCTTCAGCTTGATCCAGCCCGGCTCATACATCAGTGAGGTTTCGGTCCGTGTGGATTCGCCTCTGGAGGCGCGCGGCGATTTCCTGGAGCAGGTGCACAAACGGCTCAGACAGGCCAAAGAAGGGCTGATGGACGCTGTTGTGGGAGAGCTGAGCGGGGAGAAGCCTGTGGCCCTAGAGGAGCGAGAGGAGCTGCTGCGTGTGGGATCGTCCATCACCGCATTCGGGGAGCTCGTTCTGGAGCAGGATAAGGTCATGAGGCTACAGCCACCCAAAGACGGCCGCAGCTATGTCCTCATCCCCAGTGATTACAAGAGCTTCATACAGCGTCATGAAAACTGCGCCAACATGTGGAAAGGGTTGACGGCGCTGTTTGGAATAACAGGGTTTACACTCATAGGTGGTCTCATTCATGGTGCTATTAATAAGGATAAGAAATAG
- the serbp1b gene encoding plasminogen activator inhibitor 1 RNA-binding protein, which produces MPGHLQEGFGCVVTNRFDQLLDDESDPFEILKAAENKKKDAAASGGSKTAAQAAKQPKKESQKDRKNTAQEKKEDTQAPVPLKKEGMRRVGRRPEQQGQASSQHQGGQGEARPGDRRPDRRPPRERRFDKPADEKPEGGEFSVDKAIGDKPSRGRGGGRGARGGRGRGMGRGDGFDSRGKRDFDRHSGNDKSRQKGEEKRAGSGSHNWGSVKEETSELDQSAAPEPAPEGEENAPADSENKENEVEEVKDEGPKEMTLDEWKAMQDKERSKVEFNIRKPNEGNDGQWKKGYVLHKSKSEEVGTRHAGSVIEAGDVDPDSFHKADEGGDHHFRKPANDITSQLEINFGDLGRPGRGRGGSRGGRGGRGGGGGGGGGGGGGGGGRPSRGGARSEKGGGVSVPNVDDPEAFPALA; this is translated from the exons ATGCCGGGGCATCTGCAAGAAGGCTTCGGCTGCGTCGTTACCAATCGGTTCGACCAGCTATTGGATGATGAATCCGACCCGTTCGAGATATTAAAGGCGGCCGAAAACAAGAAGAAAGATGCGGCCGCGTCGGGCGGCTCGAAGACGGCAGCTCAAGCCGCTAAACAGCCGAAGAAAGAGTCCCAGAAAGACAGGAAAAATACAGCGCAGGAAAAGAAAGAAGACACCCAGGCCCCTGTGCCACTTAAGAAAGAGG GCATGAGGAGGGTTGGCCGGAGGCCGGAGCAGCAGGGTCAGGCCAGTTCCCAACACCAGGGAGGTCAAGGAGAGGCTCGGCCTGGCGACAGGCGACCCGACAGACGACCTCCTCGTGAACGGCGCTTTGATAAACCAGCTGATGAGAAGCCAGAGGGTGGCGAGTTCTCTGTGGACAA GGCGATTGGGGACAAGCCATCTAGAGGGCGTGGAGGAGGCCGTGGGGCCAGAGGTGGTCGTGGACGAGGCATGGGACGTGGAGATGGCTTTGATTCTCGGGGCAAACGTGACTTTGACAGACACAGCGGCAATGACAAATC TCGACAGAAAGGAGAGGAGAAGCGTGCTGGGAGTGGCTCGCACAACTGGGGCAGTGTGAAGGAAGAAACCAG TGAGCTTGATCAGTCTGCAGCACCGGAGCCTGCTCCTGAAGGTGAAGAGAACGCCCCTGCCGACTCTGAAAACAA GGAGAATGAAGTGGAGGAGGTGAAAGATGAAGGTCCTAAGGAGATGACACTGGATGAGTGGAAGGCCATGCAAGACAAGGAACGGTCCAAAGTTGAGTTCAACATCCGCAAGCCCAACGAGGGTAACGACGGTCAGTGGAAGAAGGGCTACGTACTGCACAAGTCAAAGAGTGAGGAAGTTGGCACG CGGCATGCTGGATCTGTGATTGAAGCTGGAGATGTTGATCCTGACTCATTCCACAAG GCTGATGAGGGTGGAGATCACCACTTCCGTAAGCCCGCCAATGACATCACCTCCCAGCTGGAGATCAACTTTGGAGACTTGGGTCGGCCAGGACGTGGTCGTGGAGGTTCTCGTGGAGGCCGTGGCggtcgtggtggtggtggtggtggtggcggcggcggcggcggcggcggtgGTGGACGGCCAAGCCGAGGTGGAGCCAGATCTGAGAAG GGTGGAGGTGTTTCTGTTCCCAACGTGGATGATCCCGAGGCTTTCCCAGCCCTGGCTTAA